One segment of Pseudodesulfovibrio sp. 5S69 DNA contains the following:
- a CDS encoding LrgB family protein: MTAVTECWNYPLVQAAVWSLLTIGLYLTAKFAYRRWHRWWQMPLALAPALLIVLVWLLGESYSRYHDAAGWLLTMLGPVTVAFAVPIYEQRRLIRRYWAVLSIGMLAGSATAFLTSWGLATVLGINGALRLSLLPRSISTPFAVDVSRDIGGTADLTAVFVIVTGVLGSIVGGFLADRLPLRSALARGAMLGVAAHGAGTAKANELGTEEGAVAGLLMVLVGMLNVLGASVFSLFR, from the coding sequence GTGACGGCCGTGACTGAGTGCTGGAACTATCCCCTGGTCCAGGCCGCGGTCTGGTCCCTGCTGACCATCGGCCTCTACCTGACGGCCAAGTTCGCCTACAGGCGCTGGCACCGCTGGTGGCAGATGCCGCTGGCCCTGGCCCCGGCGCTGCTGATCGTGCTGGTCTGGCTCCTGGGCGAGTCCTACAGCCGCTACCACGACGCGGCTGGCTGGCTGCTGACCATGCTCGGACCGGTTACGGTCGCCTTCGCCGTGCCCATCTACGAGCAGCGCCGTTTGATCCGGCGTTACTGGGCCGTCCTGTCCATCGGCATGCTGGCCGGATCGGCCACCGCCTTTCTGACCAGCTGGGGCCTCGCCACGGTCCTCGGCATTAACGGGGCCCTGCGCCTCAGCCTGTTGCCCCGCTCCATCAGCACCCCGTTCGCGGTGGACGTGTCGAGGGATATCGGCGGCACGGCCGACCTAACGGCCGTCTTCGTCATCGTCACCGGGGTCCTCGGCTCCATCGTGGGCGGATTTCTGGCCGACCGGCTGCCCCTGCGCTCAGCCCTGGCCCGCGGCGCCATGCTCGGCGTGGCGGCCCATGGCGCGGGCACGGCCAAGGCCAATGAACTCGGAACCGAAGAAGGGGCCGTCGCCGGGCTGCTGATGGTCCTCGTCGGCATGCTCAACGTCCTGGGTGCCTCGGTTTTCTCCCTCTTCCGCTAG
- a CDS encoding CidA/LrgA family protein translates to MTTRAIAVPLRRKFHNSSLAQVGLLFLVWLASDGFVRATHAPVPSGIVGLLIVFLLLSSGKISLRSLRRGSDWYLGEMLLFFIPAVPAVTAHPEFFGLLGLKLLAVIFLGTVAVMNVTALTVDLFFRMEARRDGRD, encoded by the coding sequence ATGACAACAAGAGCCATCGCCGTTCCCTTGCGGCGGAAATTCCACAACAGCAGCCTGGCCCAGGTCGGGCTGCTCTTTCTCGTCTGGCTGGCCAGCGACGGATTCGTCCGGGCGACCCACGCCCCGGTGCCCTCGGGCATCGTCGGCCTGCTGATCGTCTTTTTGCTGCTGTCCAGCGGAAAGATCAGCCTGCGCAGCTTGCGCCGCGGGTCCGACTGGTACCTGGGCGAGATGCTGCTCTTCTTCATCCCGGCCGTGCCGGCCGTCACCGCCCATCCGGAATTTTTCGGGCTGCTCGGCCTGAAGCTGCTGGCGGTCATCTTCCTGGGCACCGTCGCGGTCATGAACGTGACCGCGCTGACCGTCGATCTCTTTTTCCGCATGGAGGCTCGCCGTGACGGCCGTGACTGA